The following is a genomic window from Dermatophilaceae bacterium Soc4.6.
CCCGACGACGAACGAGGGAGCAGCAGTGCACGGCGTGGGCCCCGGGTCGACCCTCGGCGGTCGCTATGTGCTGGCCCAGCGACGGCAGGAGCATCCGCGCTACGAGCGGTGGCTCGCCCAGGACCAGACCCTGCAGCGCGACGTCGTGCTCCTGTGCTTCCCGGGGCTCGGCGCGACCGCCGCGGCTGCGCTCGATGCCGCTCGCCGGGCCGCCGGCATCGACGACCCGCGGCTGGTCAGGGTGCTCGACGTCGGTCGTGACGGTGAGACGGCCTTCGTCGTGGAGGAGCCGCTGACGCGGGCCGTCGACCTCGTCGGGCTGCTCGACGGCGGCCCCCTCCCGGCGGGCGAGGCGCGCCGGCTCGTCGGGGAGGCCGCCACCGGCCTCGAGCAGGCCCGGGTGCGGGGTCTGCACCACGGGGTGCTCGGTCCCCGCTCGCTGCTGCGCCTCGACGACGGGGGGGTCAAGGTGCGCGGCCTCGCCGTCGAGGGTGCCCTGCTCGGGGTCGACGACGTCGACGGCGCGCAGGCCAGCCGCGACGACACCGTCGCCCTCGCCGCCCTCGCGTATGCCGCGCTCACCGGTCACTGGCCCCTCACCGGCCCCGTGGGCCCGCACGACGGGCTGCCGGCCGCCCCCCGCGTGGTCGGCGGGATCGCCTCGGCCTCCGAGATCTCGGCCGGCGTGCCGGCCGACCTCGACACCATCACCCGCCTGACGCTGGGCTCCACCGGGGCGACGCTGCAGAAGGACGGCTCGGGCTCGACCCGCGAGCCCCGGGGACCCCTCACCCCCGGTGACCTGGCCGGGCAGATCGCCCCGTGGGCGAGCACGGCCGACCCCGCTCACCTCGTGCCGCGCACCCCGGTCACCGTCACGGCCCCCGCCGTGACCGCCGCCGTCTCCGCGGTGACCACGCTCACCGCCGAGCCGGCCCCCCGGCGTCCCAGCCAGCCGACCTCCGAGCCGACCTCCGAGCCGCTCGCGGAACCAGCCCACGAGCCCGTCGCGGCTTCCGGTCCGCCGGCCGCGAGCGGCCCGCCGCCGCGTCCCACCGTGCTGGGGATGCCGCTCGGCGGTGGCCCGGCCCCCGTCGCCGGTGCGTCGGACCGCGCCCGATCGGGCCCGGACACGGACACGGACTCCCTCGACCTGCACAGCCTCGCCTTGCCGGCACCCGACCGGCTGCGGATGACCGCCCACGTCCGGCTGAGCGACACCCTCGAGGAGAGCGACGACGACCTCGAGCCGCCGCTCCCCCTCGGGGGCCGGCGCACGGTTGCGGCGCCCCCCGGCGACCACGCGGGCACCGCGCTCGCCGCCGTGGCCGCACTGGTCGTGGTCGCTGCGGTGCTCGGGATCGTCGGGGTGTCTCGCATCGGCCGCTCCGAGACGCCGGCCCCTGCGGCCACGACGAGCACAGCCGTCGTCGCGGCGAAGCCCACCCCCACCGCGTCCCCCACCCCCACCCCGAGCGCGACCACCACCGCGGCCGCGCTCACGCCCGTCGGCATCGTGCAGGCCCAGGCGTGGGACCCGCAGGGCGACAACCAGGAGGGCAACGCGTCGGCTCCCCGGTCGTTCGACGGCGACGGCACGACGCTGTGGCGCTCTCAGACCTACCGCACGGCCCCGTTCGGTGGGCTCGCCAAGACCGGCATCGGCCTGATCCTCGACCTCGGCCAGCAGACCGCGGTCCGGCAGGTGCAGGTCGACCTGCGCGGTGGCTCCGACCTCACCGCCTACGTCGCGAGCCGCGAGTCCCTCGACGGCGCCACGTCGATCGGCACGTCCAGCGGGGTCGACGGCACCGTGACCTTCACGGCACCGGCCGGTGGCGCCAAGGGTCAGCTCGTCATCTTGTGGTTCACCAGGCTCGCGCCCGACGGTGAGGGTGGTTTCCGGGCCCAGGTGGCCGAGGTGCGGGTCAGCGGCTGAGCCGCCGACCGCAGCGTGACGGGGAACAAAGCCCCGGTCACGGCAGTTGGCCCACCCGAGGTCGGTATGGTCGTGAGGTCGTATGCCTCGCCGGCCCGACTCGGCGGAAACACCCTTTTCGGTTAGGACTTCTTCGTGACCAGCGACGTGCGTGACGTCATCATCATCGGCTCCGGACCCGCGGGCTACACCGCAGCGGTCTACGCCGCTCGGGCCGACCTCTCCCCGCTGCTGCTCGAGGGCAGCGTCACCGCCGGTGGCGCCCTGATGAACACCACCGAGGTCGAGAACTTCCCCGGCTTCCGCGACGGCATCATGGGGCCGGCGCTGATGGAGGAGATGCGTGCCCAGGCGGCGCGCTTCGGCGCCGAGATCGTCACCGACGACGTCACCGCGGTCGACCTCGCTGGTGACATCAAGACCGTCACCGACGGCGAGGGCAACGTGCACCGGGCTCGCGCCGTCATCCTCGCCATGGGCTCGGCCTACCGCGAGCTGGGCCTGCCCGACGAGAAGCGGCTCTCCGGCCACGGTGTCTCGTGGTGCGCGACGTGCGACGGCTTCTTCTTCCGCGACCAGGACATCGCGGTGGTCGGCGGTGGCGACTCCGCCATCGAGGAGGCGACCTTCCTGACGAAGTTCGCCCGCACCGTGACCATCGTGCACCGCCGCGGCGAGCTGCGGGCGTCCAAGATCATGGCTGCCCGCGCCCACGGCAACGACAAGATCCGCTTCGCGTGGAACTCCGCGGTCAGCGCCATCCACGGTGACGCCAAGCTGAGCGGCGTCACCCTCGAGGACACCGTCACCGGTGAGACCCGTGAGCTGGCCGTCACCGGCCTGTTCGTCGCCATCGGTCACGAGCCGCGCAACGAGCTCGTGCGTGAGCTCGTCGACCTCGACACCGAGGGCTACGTCGTGACCGGGGCCTCGGTCGCGCCGGGGTCGCACGCTGCCACCGCGACGGCCATCCCGGGCGTCTTCGCCTGCGGCGACCTCGTCGACCACACCTACCGGCAGGCCATCACCGCCGCTGGGTCCGGTTGCCAGGCCGCCCTCGACGCCGAGCGCTTCCTCGCCGTGCTGGGCGACTCCCCCGACCTCGACTACGCCGGTCACCCGGACGGTGCCTCGGAGGGCACGGCGCTCGACGACGAAGCCAGCCTCAGCGCTGCCAGCCGCTGACGCACCCGCGTCACGACCCCCTTTCCTCACCCCCTGCGACCCACCCACCACCGGAAGGACCCCTCATGGGAATCCACACCAAGGACACGACCGACGCCACCTTCGAGGCTGACGTGCTCAAGAGCGACAAGCCCGTGCTCGTCGACTTCTGGGCCGACTGGTGCGGCCCCTGCAAGGCCGTCGCGCCCGTCCTCGAGGAGATCGCCGGCGCCCACGCCGACAAGATCGAGGTCTACAAGCTCGACACCGACGCCAACCCCGGCATCACCACGAAGTACGGCGTGACGAGCATCCCGACGATGAACGTCTACGTCAACGGCGAGGTCGTCAAGACCCTCGTCGGTGCCCTGCCCAAGCCGAAGCTGCTGCGCGAGCTCGCCGACTACCTGGGCTGATCCAGGCTGAGCCGGCTCATCGGGTCGAGTCCGGCTCAGAGGGGGCCGGGCTCCTCGCGGTGGGCCGCGCCCACCGGCTGGGGGGCCCCGAGCCCCCGCACGGGTGCGAAGAGACGCTCGACCGCCTGCTCGACCTCGGAGCGCCACCGCAGCGCCGTGCGCAGGTCGAGGCGCATCCGAGGGTAGGCGAGGTGCTCGCGCGCCGTGCGGAAACCCACCGCGCGCAGGAAGTCGCTGGGCAGGACGCACCCACCGGGTGGCGTGAGGGCGGTGGAGCCGTAGGCCTCCATCGCCCTCACCCCGCGTCGCAGAGCGTCCTTGGCGGCGGCCTGCACCAGCACCCGACCGATCCCCTGGCCGGCGAACCTCGGCTCGATGCGGGCGGTCATGAGCACGATGGCGTCCTGGCTGACCGGCGAGGTGGCGAACGCCTCGGCCCGCGGCACGAGGTGCGCGGGGGCGAAGGTGAGGTAGCCAGCAGGCTCACCATCGACGTAGGCGACCCGTCCCGGGCTGCCCCAGTCGAGGAGCGTCGTGGTCAACCAGCCCTCCTTGGCCTCGGCCGGATCGGCGACCCGGGGCCCGAGCGAGGCGTTCAGCTCCCAGAAGACGCACCTCGCGCACCGTCCGGGGAGGTCGGCCAGGCGGTCGAGGGTGAGGGGGAGGATGTCACGGCCCATGACTGATTGTGGCTGACCCGACGCGGTGAGGGAACAGCCGCCGGGTGACGGATCGGACACCCGAGGTGACAGGGTGGAGGCATGGCAGCCGAGCAGACCAGTGAGCCCGTCGAGCAGTCCTACCAGCGGGACACGGCCTACATCGAGGACCGGGTCACCCGCGGCTCCGAACGGTGGCCGGTCGAGGCCGGGCGCTACCGGCTCGTCGTGGCCCGTGCCTGCCCCTGGGCCAACCGGGCGATCATCGTGCGCCGCCTGCTCGGCCTCGAGGACGCCATCTCGATGGGGGTGTGCGGCCCCACCCACGACGAGCGGTCGTGGACCTTCGACCTCGACCCGGGAGGCGTCGACCCGGTGCTGCAGATCCCGCGCATCAGGGACGCCTACCTGGCGCGCTTCCCCGACTACCCGAAGGGGATCACGGTGCCCTGCCTCGTCGACCTGCGGTCCGGGCAGGTCGTCACCAACGACTTCCCGCAGATCACCCTCGACCTGAGTGCCGAGTGGACCGACTTCCATCGCGAGGGTGCCCCCGACCTGTGGCCCGCGGGCCGACGCCAGGAGATGGACGAGGTCAACGCCGACGTCTACCGCCACGTCAACAACAGCGTCTACCGCGCCGGCTTCGCCGGCACCCAGGCGGCCTACGAGCAGGCCTACGACGCCCTCTTCGCCGCACTGGACCGGCTGACCACGCGGCTGACCACCCAGCGGTATCTGGTGGGCGACACCATCACCGAGGCCGACGTCCGCCTCTTCACCACCCTGGCCCGTTTCGACGCGGTCTATCACGGCCACTTCAAGTGCAACCGGCAGAAGCTGACCGAGATGCCGGTGCTGTGGGCCTACGCCCGAGACCTCTTCCAGACCCCGGGTTTCGGTGACACGACCGACTTCCACGACATCAAGCAGCACTACTACGTGGTCCACACCGGCATCAACCCGACCGGGGTGGTGCCGGCAGGCCCGCTGGTCGAGCCGTGGGCCGAGCCCCACGACCGTGAGCGACTCGGTGGCCGGCCCTTCGGTACCGGAACGGCACCCGGGCCCGTGCGTGCGGGTGAGCAGGTCCAGCCCGAGCACAACGCCGCCCTGGCTCTGCTGGCCTAGGGTTCAGCTCACCCTGCTGAGCGACGAAAACCGTTGCGGCGCAACGTTTCTCGTCCCTGCTCAGACGGCTTCGGTCGGCAGTCCCATCACCGCCATGATGCGATGCAGGTCGTCCACCGACGCGAACTCCACCGTGAGCCGTCCCTTCCGTTGGCCGAGGGCCAGGGTCACCCGGGTGTCGAAGTGGTCGGAGAGGCGGGCAGCGACCTCATCGAGCTGCGGGCGACGTGACCCGGCGCGGGGCCTGCGGGGCGAGGGGGCTCCGGAGCCGTCGCCCCCCAGCGAGACGATCTCCTCGACGCTGCGCACCGACAGCCCCTCGGCGACGATACGCTGCGCCAGACGCTCCATGGCCGCCCCGTCGTCGAGACCCAGCAGGGCCCGGGCGTGTCCGGCGCTCAGCACCCCGGCTGCGAGCCGCCGAGCCACCACAGGGGGCAGGCGCAGCAGGCGCAGTGTGTTGGAGATCTGGGGGCGGGACCGCCCGATGCGGGTGGCCAGCTCTTCCTGCGAGCACCCGAAGTCGTCGAGCAGCTGCTGGTAGGCCGCCGCCTCCTCGAGTGGGTTGAGCTGGCTGCGGTGCAGGTTCTCAAGGAGGGCGTCCCGCAGCAGGGCGTCGTCCTTGGTCTCCTTGACGATGGCGGGGACGGTCTCCATCCCCGCGAGCTGGCTGGCCCGCCAGCGGCGCTCACCCATGATCAGCTCGAAGTCCACCCCCGCCGGCACATCGGTGCGGTCGGCGTCGGGGATGCGACGCACCACCACAGGCTGCAGCACCCCGATCTCACGGATCGAGTGCACCAGCTCGGCCATGTCGTCCTCGTCGAAGACGGTCCGGGGCTGGCGGGGGTTCGGGCGGATGGAGGTGACCGGCAGCTCCGCGAAGTAGGCCCCCGGCACGGGCGTCAGCGTCGCCTGCTGCTCGTGCCCCTCCTGGACGGACCCACCCTCCCCGCCGGGCGTCGAGGGGTGGGTGGCCTGCCCGCTGTGGTCGGATGCGGGGGTGTCGTGACGAGCGGCCGTCTCGTCCGTGCCCTCCGTGCCCTCGGTGCGCTCCGTGCTGGTCACTCCATCGCGGGCGTCGCGTCCCGGGCGGTCAGGGAAGAAGACGTCAACCGGACGAACGCCCTCACTCGGACTGCTCGGGATGAGGGCGCCGAGCCCTCGGCCGAGGGCACGGCGCTTCTCGCTCACGGGGTCGCTCCTGCGGAGTGCGTGGTGTGGGTGGCACCGGCCGGGGGGGCGGCCCCACGGGCGGCGATCGAGCTGGCGGCCTCGAGATAGGCCAGGGCGCCGCTGCTGACCGGGTCGTAGGTCATCACGGTCTCGCCGAAGCTGGGCGCCTCCGACACCCGCACCGACCGTGGGATCGTCGTCGGCAGCACCTCCTGCGGGAAGTGCTCGCGCACCTCGTCCGCCACCTGGGACGACAGGCGGGTGCGCCCGTCGTACATCGTCAGCAAGATCGTCGAGACCCACAGCTGCGGGTTGAGGTGCTTGCGCACCAGCTCGACGTTCTTGAGCAGCTGCGAGAGGCCCTCCAGCGCGTAGTACTCGCACTGGATCGGGATGAAGACCTCCGTGGCTGCCACGAAGGCGTTGATGGTCAGCAGGCCCAGGCTGGGCGGGCAGTCGATCAGGACGTAGTCGACGTCAGCCGTCTCGAGGTAGACGGTCAGCGCACGGGTGAGCCGCTGTTCGCGGGCCACGAGGGACACCAGCTCGATCTCGGCACCCGCCAGGTCGATGGTCGCCGGCGCGCAGGTGAGGCCGGGCACCGAGGCGCACGGGGCCACGACCTGCGCCAGCGGCTGGTCGTCGACGAGCACGTCGTAGATGCTCGGCACGTCCGAGTGGTGGTCGATGCCGAGTGCGGTGCTCGCGTTGCCCTGCGGGTCGAGGTCGAGCACCAGCACGGAGAGGCCCGACTGGGCCAGGGCCGCGGCGATGTTGACGGTCGTGGTCGTCTTGCCCACCCCGCCCTTCTGGTTCGCCACCGTCATGATGCGGGTGTGCGCGGGTCGGGGGAACGGCTTGCCGGTCAGCGTCAGCCGTCGACGGGTGTCGGTGGCCAGCGTCTGAGCCAGCGGGGTGTCGGCACCAGCGAGGGGGATGGAGTCGACGAGCTCGGCCGCCGCCCGGTCTGCGGCGTCACTCGTCATCGTGCTGATCTGGGGATCACCCCCGGTGGAGGCCGCCGGTGGTGGGGTCGCGACGTCTGGGGCCTTGGTGGGGGTCGTGGCCTCCGCGACGGGCAGCGACGGCCGGGCGGGGCTCGCCGACGACAGTTCTTCGGCATGCGGCGAGCCCCAGCCCAGCCCGCGGCTGGCCCGCGTGGTCTGGTGGGGCCACCCGAGGCCGCCCTGTGAGGCCGGTGCCCGCATGGTGTCAGTGGTCGACGTGGGGCTGAGGTTCACGTCATCATCCAATCACAGCGCGCGAGGCTGATCGGACCATCCGAGTCGACGGTCGTTTCACGTGAAACATCAGTGGTGCACCCGGTGTTTCACGTGAAACAACTCCGTGTACGACGTCCGGTGAGGGCGCTCTCGAGATCGCTGACGGCTAGCGCCGCTTCCGTCGGGCGGTTGCTGGCATGGCCGACGTGGCCGGCCGTGGTCGTCTGCCCTTCACCACCACCGGCCGGTCTCCGATGCCCACCGTCACCAGCGTGGCTGGCGGGTCCAGCACACCCAGCCCGAGCTGACTGACCTCCCAGCTGACGGCTCCAGCGGATCGCAGGACCCGCTCGTCCTCGAGGAGCTCTGCCGCAGCCGTTGATCCCTTGAGGGCTTGCAGGTGGCCACCACCCTCGAGGAGGGGCAGGCTCCACTGCGCGAGCACGCCGATGCGGGCCACTGCCCGAGCGGTGACGACCTCGACCCGCCCCTCACCCCACCGGCTGTCGGCCCGTCCTTCGTGGACCGTGACATTGTCCAGCCCGAGGACGGCCACCGCGTGCTCCAGCCAGACGACCCGCCGGTGCAGGGGTTCGACGAGCACCACGTGCAGGTCGGGCCGACGAATCGCGATGACCAGCCCAGGCAGACCGGCCCCGGAGCCGATGTCGGCCACCCGGTGGCCCTCGCCGATGACGTCGGTCAGGACCGCACACCCCAGCACATGGCGGTCCCAGAGGCGAGGTCGCTCTCGAGGCCCCATCAACCCGTGGGAGATCCCGGTGTCGGCGAGGAGAGCCACGTAGCGCTCGGCCAGGTGCAGGCGCTCCCCGAAGAGGGTGAGCGCGATCTCGGGGGTGGATGGAGGGACAGCCGCAGCCGCGTCGGTCGGCGGGCTGGTGCCGGCCGCAGGCGGGACCGGCGACGCCTGCTTGTCTGCTGAAGAGTCCATGGCGTCAGCGTTTCACGTGAAACACCACCCTGGTGACCGCAGCGCCAGACCTTGATGGTGCAGTCGGCCGACGGCACCGACGCCAACGGCCCCGGATCAACCGGGGCCGTGAGCGATGTCGCAGGAGGAGCAGACGCCCCTCAGGCGGGGAGGATGACGATGTGGCGGTGCGGCTCGACACCCTCAGACTCGGAGTCGAGGCCCGCAGACGCCACCTCGTCGTGCACGACCTTGCGCTCGAAGGCGGTCATGTCGTCGAGCGCGGCCCTCTCACCCGTCTGCTTGACGGTGGCGATGGCAGCCTGAGCGATGGCGACGAGGACGACACGACGCTCGGCTCGGTGGCCGGCGACATCCAGCATGAGACGGCTGCGCTCACCGGTCGCGGTCTGCACCGCGAGCCGAGTCAGCTCCTGCAGGGCCTCGAGGACCTTGCCCTGCTGACCCACCAGTCGGCGGGGCACCCGACCCTCGTCCGAGTCGACGATGGAGAGCGCGGCCCGGTCACCCTCGATGTCCACCTCGATGTCACCGTCGAGGTCCGCGATGTCGAGGAGGGTCTCGAGGAAGTCGGCCGCGACCTCCCCTTCGCGCTCGAGGTGCGACACGCGGTTGGCGCTCCGCCGGGGACCGGTCGACTCGTCGTCCGATGACTCGTCGGTGGCCCCCACGGTGGGCTCACCGGTGGGCTCGTCGGTGGGCTCGGAATCCTGGCCGCCTGAGGCGTCCTCGGCCTGCGCCGGGCTCACCCACGCGTCGCCGGCCTGGTCCGCTTGCTCGGCCTGCTCGGCCTGCTCGAGATCGTC
Proteins encoded in this region:
- a CDS encoding GNAT family N-acetyltransferase produces the protein MGRDILPLTLDRLADLPGRCARCVFWELNASLGPRVADPAEAKEGWLTTTLLDWGSPGRVAYVDGEPAGYLTFAPAHLVPRAEAFATSPVSQDAIVLMTARIEPRFAGQGIGRVLVQAAAKDALRRGVRAMEAYGSTALTPPGGCVLPSDFLRAVGFRTAREHLAYPRMRLDLRTALRWRSEVEQAVERLFAPVRGLGAPQPVGAAHREEPGPL
- the rsmG gene encoding 16S rRNA (guanine(527)-N(7))-methyltransferase RsmG, which gives rise to MDSSADKQASPVPPAAGTSPPTDAAAAVPPSTPEIALTLFGERLHLAERYVALLADTGISHGLMGPRERPRLWDRHVLGCAVLTDVIGEGHRVADIGSGAGLPGLVIAIRRPDLHVVLVEPLHRRVVWLEHAVAVLGLDNVTVHEGRADSRWGEGRVEVVTARAVARIGVLAQWSLPLLEGGGHLQALKGSTAAAELLEDERVLRSAGAVSWEVSQLGLGVLDPPATLVTVGIGDRPVVVKGRRPRPATSAMPATARRKRR
- a CDS encoding glutathione S-transferase C-terminal domain-containing protein; the protein is MAAEQTSEPVEQSYQRDTAYIEDRVTRGSERWPVEAGRYRLVVARACPWANRAIIVRRLLGLEDAISMGVCGPTHDERSWTFDLDPGGVDPVLQIPRIRDAYLARFPDYPKGITVPCLVDLRSGQVVTNDFPQITLDLSAEWTDFHREGAPDLWPAGRRQEMDEVNADVYRHVNNSVYRAGFAGTQAAYEQAYDALFAALDRLTTRLTTQRYLVGDTITEADVRLFTTLARFDAVYHGHFKCNRQKLTEMPVLWAYARDLFQTPGFGDTTDFHDIKQHYYVVHTGINPTGVVPAGPLVEPWAEPHDRERLGGRPFGTGTAPGPVRAGEQVQPEHNAALALLA
- the trxA gene encoding thioredoxin codes for the protein MGIHTKDTTDATFEADVLKSDKPVLVDFWADWCGPCKAVAPVLEEIAGAHADKIEVYKLDTDANPGITTKYGVTSIPTMNVYVNGEVVKTLVGALPKPKLLRELADYLG
- a CDS encoding ParB/RepB/Spo0J family partition protein, with product MSEKRRALGRGLGALIPSSPSEGVRPVDVFFPDRPGRDARDGVTSTERTEGTEGTDETAARHDTPASDHSGQATHPSTPGGEGGSVQEGHEQQATLTPVPGAYFAELPVTSIRPNPRQPRTVFDEDDMAELVHSIREIGVLQPVVVRRIPDADRTDVPAGVDFELIMGERRWRASQLAGMETVPAIVKETKDDALLRDALLENLHRSQLNPLEEAAAYQQLLDDFGCSQEELATRIGRSRPQISNTLRLLRLPPVVARRLAAGVLSAGHARALLGLDDGAAMERLAQRIVAEGLSVRSVEEIVSLGGDGSGAPSPRRPRAGSRRPQLDEVAARLSDHFDTRVTLALGQRKGRLTVEFASVDDLHRIMAVMGLPTEAV
- the trxB gene encoding thioredoxin-disulfide reductase encodes the protein MTSDVRDVIIIGSGPAGYTAAVYAARADLSPLLLEGSVTAGGALMNTTEVENFPGFRDGIMGPALMEEMRAQAARFGAEIVTDDVTAVDLAGDIKTVTDGEGNVHRARAVILAMGSAYRELGLPDEKRLSGHGVSWCATCDGFFFRDQDIAVVGGGDSAIEEATFLTKFARTVTIVHRRGELRASKIMAARAHGNDKIRFAWNSAVSAIHGDAKLSGVTLEDTVTGETRELAVTGLFVAIGHEPRNELVRELVDLDTEGYVVTGASVAPGSHAATATAIPGVFACGDLVDHTYRQAITAAGSGCQAALDAERFLAVLGDSPDLDYAGHPDGASEGTALDDEASLSAASR
- a CDS encoding ParA family protein, with the translated sequence MNLSPTSTTDTMRAPASQGGLGWPHQTTRASRGLGWGSPHAEELSSASPARPSLPVAEATTPTKAPDVATPPPAASTGGDPQISTMTSDAADRAAAELVDSIPLAGADTPLAQTLATDTRRRLTLTGKPFPRPAHTRIMTVANQKGGVGKTTTTVNIAAALAQSGLSVLVLDLDPQGNASTALGIDHHSDVPSIYDVLVDDQPLAQVVAPCASVPGLTCAPATIDLAGAEIELVSLVAREQRLTRALTVYLETADVDYVLIDCPPSLGLLTINAFVAATEVFIPIQCEYYALEGLSQLLKNVELVRKHLNPQLWVSTILLTMYDGRTRLSSQVADEVREHFPQEVLPTTIPRSVRVSEAPSFGETVMTYDPVSSGALAYLEAASSIAARGAAPPAGATHTTHSAGATP
- a CDS encoding R3H domain-containing nucleic acid-binding protein, whose translation is MSDTQYDTHDDQTQQAEQAEPVDDLEQAEQAEQADQAGDAWVSPAQAEDASGGQDSEPTDEPTGEPTVGATDESSDDESTGPRRSANRVSHLEREGEVAADFLETLLDIADLDGDIEVDIEGDRAALSIVDSDEGRVPRRLVGQQGKVLEALQELTRLAVQTATGERSRLMLDVAGHRAERRVVLVAIAQAAIATVKQTGERAALDDMTAFERKVVHDEVASAGLDSESEGVEPHRHIVILPA